A genomic window from Cyprinus carpio isolate SPL01 chromosome A2, ASM1834038v1, whole genome shotgun sequence includes:
- the LOC109062446 gene encoding carbonic anhydrase-related protein-like: protein MADNVIEETENYLGKDELNWGYEEGVEWGLLFPEANGEYQSPINLNSREARYDPRLLEVGLNPNYVVCRDCEVINDGHTVRIMLKSKSVVTGGPLPSDHEYELNEVRFHWGRENQRGSEHTVNFKAFPMELHLIHWNSTLFNSVEEAMGKKKGILIIALFVQIGKEHLGLKAITDVLQDLQYKGKTKIIPCFNPNTLLPDPLLRDYWVYEGSLTTPPCSENVTWILYRYPLTISQMQIEEFRRLRSHIKGAELLEGNDGLLGDNFRPTQPLSDRVVKAAFQ from the exons ATGGCAGATAATGTTATTGAGGAGACCGAGAACTACCTTGGCAAAGATGAGCTGAACTGGGGCTATGAAGAAG GTGTTGAATGGGGTCTTCTGTTTCCCGAGGCAAATGGAGAGTACCAGTCCCCCATAAACCTTAACTCTAGGGAGGCCCGCTATGACCCGCGGCTCCTGGAGGTGGGGCTTAACCCCAACTATGTTGTTTGCAGGGACTGTGAAGTCATTAATGACGGTCACACTGTGAGGATCATGCTCAAGTCCAAATCAG TTGTGACTGGGGGCCCGCTCCCTAGTGACCATGAGTATGAACTGAACGAGGTGCGCTTCCACTGGgggagagagaaccagaggggatcTGAACACACTGTCAACTTCAAGGCTTTTCCTATGGAG CTTCATCTAATCCACTGGAACTCTACATTATTCAACAGCGTGGAGGAGGCCATGGGCAAAAAAAAGGGCATTCTCATCATCGCCCTATTTGTGCAG ATTGGGAAGGAACATCTTGGGCTGAAGGCCATCACAGACGTCCTGCAGGACCTGCAGTATAAG ggaaagacaaaaataattccaTGTTTTAACCCCAACACATTACTGCCTG ATCCTCTCTTAAGAGATTACTGGGTGTACGAGGGCTCTTTAACCACTCCACCCTGTAGTGAGAACGTCACCTGGATTCTTTACCGTTACCCCCTTACCATCTCCCAGATGCAG ATTGAGGAGTTTCGTCGTCTCAGGTCCCATATTAAAGGAGCAGAGCTTCTAGAAGGCAATGATGGGCTGCTGGGGGACAACTTCAGACCCACCCAACCCCTGAGCGACAGGGTGGTCAAGGCAGCCTTCCAGTAA
- the LOC109062468 gene encoding ras-related protein Rab-2A: protein MAYAYLFKYIIIGDTGVGKSCLLLQFTDKRFQPVHDLTIGVEFGARMITIDGKQIKLQIWDTAGQESFRSITRSYYRGAAGALLVYDITRRDTFNHLTTWLEDARQHSNSNMVIMLIGNKSDLESRREVKKEEGEAFAREHGLIFMETSAKTASNVEEAFINTAKEIYEKIQEGVFDINNEANGIKIGPQHAATNSTMGGSQGGQQAGGGCC from the exons ATGGCGTACGCGTATCTCTTCAAATACATCATAATCGGAGACACGG GTGTGGGAAAGTCGTGCCTATTATTACAGTTTACAGATAAGCGCTTTCAGCCAGTGCATGATCTCACTATCG GTGTTGAATTTGGAGCGCGAATGATCACTATAGATGGCAAACAGATAAAACTTCAGATCTGGGATACG gccgGACAGGAGTCCTTCCGCTCAATCACCCGGTCCTACTACAGAGGTGCAGCTGGGGCTCTGCTAGTTTATGATATCACAAG aaGGGACACCTTTAACCACTTGACAACCTGGTTAGAAGATGCTCGTCAACATTCCAACTCTAACATGGTCATCATGCTCATCGGAAATAAAAG TGATTTGGAGTCACGGAGAGAGGTGAAGAAAGAGGAAGGCGAAGCCTTTGCCAGAGAACATGGACTGATCTTCATGGAGACTTCTGCAAAGACTGCATCAAACGTAGAAGAG GCATTTATCAACACAGCAAAGGAAATTTATGAAAAGATCCAGGAGGGAGTCTTTGATATAAACAATGAG GCTAACGGAATTAAGATTGGACCCCAGCATGCTGCCACCAACTCCACGATGGGCGGCAGTCAGGGAGGACAGCAAGCCGGAGGGGGCTGTTGCTGA